In Vicia villosa cultivar HV-30 ecotype Madison, WI linkage group LG7, Vvil1.0, whole genome shotgun sequence, the DNA window GGCAATTTGGTAATTTTCCCCAGTTCTATACTTTTCCATCCCACCACCGCACCTTGCATCTCACGCGAGTGGGGGGCCGCGCCGCTCCAGGGCGCCGCTATAGCGGCCGTTGCGGCCGGGAAATGACAACTCTGGGCAGCAACCATTTGGTTGTAACAAGGTAGCAGCTACtagaaagtgaattttttttttctctgcCTTGAAGACAAGGCACATTTTAAGGGGGTGGTTATTGTTAGGTATCAAATATGTTGGCTTAGGCCCATTTAGAGTAATCAAAAGTAGAAAACTAGAGGGAATATTTAGTTACAGGAGGAGAGAAAGAGGGAGTTTGTTATAAAGGGCTAAGGGATAGAGTAAAGGCATCTGGGAGAAatcatttgttttaattatagACAGAGAATATTGTTCTCTGTAGGAACTTGGCTTTGGAGTAGATTGGAATTCATCCCTTTCTGcattttatatttcttcattaatCAAATTCAGTTATTTTCTAAAGTTTTACTCCTttgattctttattttctgtttCGGAATTTTGGGATCCCATCAGCCTCTTTCCGCTTCGAATTCTACTTATTTCTTCAATATCATTTGTATAATTCGCATCTAATTACACTAACACTTCTTCTACTCCTTTTTTAATTCTCACTTTCTCAACCATATCAGCATGTAATATTGCTTTAACTTCCGCAAGTATTTTCAAGTAAGAAACTACATCAGCCTTTATTCCTAGTTGATACTTTTTTGCTATACTTATTCCCCCGCTACTTGTTAGATTACAAAAATCAcatgtcaccttcttcttgttaTTTAAATACATCCAATGATTATAGTGTCATGCTATGTCAATAATACTACCGGTTGGTTTGAAGGTTTGAGCACATGAAGCAACCGAGGTAGAATTCGGTGTAGAAGAACAAAATATTGTCTAGGAATAACAACAGAAAAAGAACTCAAAAAAACAGAAAAGGAAAGTAGGAATGGATGTGGCCTGTGTGGTACCGGTAGCATATAAGATTGACACTTTTTGAAAACCAAGATATGGGTACATCgatgtaaaatataaaaatggAAATTActctattataatataatatcaaaGAGCTAAATTGTTCATATGCCAGCGAAACATCACAGTAAAAATGCTAAATTTGTTCAGCAACTCAATAGTTAATACACTAACTATGCTTTCAATATTTAAAGACCAATAAACAAAATGCAAGTACCTACCTCAGCATCAGTCCCATAAAGAGTAACTCGGTAAACAACAGAAACAGACTTGGCATCAGCAGAATAGGTGATATTCCGAACCTCACCAGACCACTCTAgcataaaacaaacaaataaaaaataaatgaactaTTAAACATCAATACACAAATACTGAACTTGGTCCTTGAAATTGTACAACTATATCAACCTAGTCTCCTAGGTCAGTATGCAATGTGACAAGACTCCGGCTCTACTCAAGATCGATAACTTAAGAAAACAATAACTACATAAAATCTCTGCATTGGCTTGTCTCCTCAATGATGAGAGTCTAGCTCCACCATTGCCTCTACAATAACAAtattatttcataaaaaattcttaaaattgcAAAATGTTAATCAAATTCATCCTAAAGTTAGTAATATCAAGGATGcatttaaaactaaaaaacacaaCACGGACACCGCTATGAGTAGGTATGTCATGGTGTCTGACTCGCATCGGTGTCTGACACATGTATTTCACTTGTACAACAAGTGTCGCAAAATCAGACAAGTGTTcccaaaaaaatagttttttctttgCTTAGACACATTTTAAATCAATGTCTCACACTCATATGACATTcattcaacaaaaataaaaaatcagaCAATTCtgacaaatatttcaaaaaaaaacgtGTTTTCTTTGTTTCAACACGCCTTTTTAAACATATAttgattaaaatacttttaaCCTTTTAACTACTAGATGGATAAATGAAGGTCAACTACTATCGTATATGTCGCAGTGTCGGTGTCCTTTATTTTTGTCATTAGCATTGTCGAAGTGTTAGTGATGTGTGTCTCGGTGTCCGTGTCAATCTGAGATTCATAAATTACAACTCATTGATAATACAAAGGATTGAGTTGATATAGTCCTACAATGTTGATATAGCACTACAATTTCAAGCACTAAGTATTGACTAGAATTAAAAGGGAACATGAATATATATACCAGGAGCGTGTAAGTTCAAAACACGGTTCACAACATGCCTGCAAaagcagcagcaacaacaacaataaataacAATATGAGTATAACATAATGAAGTTTCAGTTtattagggttagggttagggGAAATAAATACCAAGGAATGTATCTAATGGGAAACCCATCTTTCTCAATGCGAGTTTTGATGAGAGAATCGGGAACCTTCTTGTTCAGCTCCTTCAGTATTTCGGACAGAGGTCTACAGATTCCTGAAGTTGGTACATCGTCTGCTACTTTCTCGAAGTCTGGTGGTGATGATGTTGATGCGTGGTTCAGCTTTGAATAGCATCGATTTTGCTTCAAATGGTAACAGAGTGTTGTTCTTAGGTGATTCAATTTtagggaggaagaagaagagagtgatgatgaCGCCATTGAAATGAGTCAAACGGTCTTTTGATTTCAATTTTGATGTCAATTGGGGTTAAATACCGTTGTAATCTAACGGGCCTATTTTCTTTTTTGAGAATTGGGCCTATTTTTCCATAGTTCTCGCtaaagaattttgaaaatttctttacggACTCCAGCGGTGAAAACATATGCTAGAAACGCGAAAATATTCTTCGAAGATATattttggttaattcggatatgcatctcccaaaaacaccaaaaaaaaaatttgaaattttgattagttcggatatgcatatttgaaAATCCCCTAAAATTTGTCAaaggttttttcggatatgcatatccgaaataatcaaaattccaaaaaattaaaaattttgggatattgattaattcaaatatcataaaattgatataatttataagttatgaataataataatgataattatacgggagatatttctattctaattccaattataaattaaaaaataaatataataattatcacttattttttatttaatttaaaaaaattacaagaagattttgtcttaatttcatttggtgaataaattatatatttaattttatataattcaaagtttacttatgaaatataataaaaatatttttcatttatataagttactaaaataatttttaactctaaaattaatttgaaaattttgtttataagatgaattttttaactataaattgtttttgaaaattaattcataaaataattttttatgtatcatgaaatttattattattattataattattaattttatatataaaaataatgtgttgatttaaatatttacttgactaatattattattatgagaACTGCTATTTGGTACGACAATATTTACCGACGAAACACACGAAAGCTGATTTGGCTTGTTATTATAAAATGCAATTTGTGTGTTTAATTGAATACACCTATGTTGGTGGATGTTAAACGGCCAGGATATCAACCACGTCATTCGTTATAAtataatgatatatttttaataatatattttaattaatacaattaattgtattgattcaccttgattttaattttttaattattattgatttttttcggatatacatatttgaaaaattccaaaaccaaaaattggaatatttcggatatgcatctccgaaaacacctcattttcccaaaaaaatggtgtttctggaagtgcatctccgaaatcacctttttttcaacaaaaaaaaagtgttttcggaagtgcatctccgaaatcacatttttttcataaaaagtgacttcagagatgcacttccgaaatatagaGACATTTTTGGAATTTCGCCGCGGGTTTCCAAGAAGGTTgggggtctataaagaaattataTTATATCTGACACCCATATAtttttttaagggttaaatatatttttggttaagggtgttcgcggtgcgcTTTAGGCGATTTTGATTATTTTTAcggttcagatgattttttaCGTCAAAGTCGCCCAAATCGCACTGCGAACACCCCTAGAAAAAAgtgtgcggttcggtttggtttggttggcttttagaaataaaaccgaaccaaactaaaccaaaccaatGTGGTTTGaattggttcggttttttttacaaaaatttattgagccatacatacacatattgatgacaacataactttgtatttagtcacgttatcaaataacaacaaaattcatcatatttggataacaactttccatttaatatacaaaaataatattagataaaagtggaataaaaaacataaaatagtgtagcggggaaaatctgatatcgaagccatgggattgactcgaatcaatattccgttttgaaatcgccaccgcgctttattttttcaaaggaaaagggaaaagaacgtaaaacccaaagttttgttttttaaaaaacaagaaagagaactcaggttcgggtgttgattatatgaggggaaggtttaaagcacccctcatatccgtggtactccacgggaacctttttgaaaatctgtgttgtgtgtgtgctaaaaaacggtttgttttattttcaaaataagctcggcaaagcgttaagctttgggcctacatacctccttggtgcaatggagaagtcagagctaatgtagttccgcttttgggaaaaacgtttttaaaacgaataaacactttgttgtcgttagagagaaatactcagccattgatcttgagcatgagaacaaacaagttctttgcatcgcaaatgaaagaagggctccaactcggataaaatcaacgagtatgccactagctctctcacgcggaaaagatctcgttattatcaatcaatttcaaaatcgtggggtataaccactcgtttcgacaattaacggtgtctaaacttttgaagaaaagccactaagggcgaaagatatttttttatgaaaaaaaggttttgaaaaggtttgcaaacataagaatattttggaaaaagggagaagattttgaaaatttaagaatgggaggagatgaagaggctaacctagtgcataaaataaaagctaaggaaagaaacggtctaaccgaataagaagccaacacttgacattaagagccaaggtagttttcccatcctttggatttatcaataccaacacattaatacttggggatccagatgaacttattgtcttagcaccatttttcactaagcacattaagattctgacaaaaattgggcagagtaacggctgtttttgggtaaaatccttatctcaatgccttggaattaaccatcaagggctttcaaggaaatacctgcacacataaacatacaacagaacaatgccagacagacagaacaatcacatgatagtaatagaatgagtccaaaggtactaagtccataagtccgaatctccaaagcgctagggatagtaaccgatagtccaaagagaaccttatgtattttttagattttcgattgtttattagtgtttttagcgaaaaaataaagtatggtccaagtggacaaaagaaaaataacggaagcataaacatatgtccaagtggacaaagaaaaaaaacggcggaaagtaaatatgatgaaatgataaaataaagcgataaagctagagatataaagagcggtatagtaaaggtgcggaaattaaagttagttgttaaatgttaaagatagccatcttgaaacttgtcaagtatgttatcaaagttagtaggagatcgatggtgagtgaatgatgtactcggatttaaattcaatggggtttatcagaagcttgataaaatcatagcgactacacgataaaaacctccacaagtcttaaatcaaccgcatacaattctcttccatatttgatcttttttattcgggacacgaaatattgcgctatgttaagcagatcgccaagtgatttatatagaaatcaccctacaacgaggccggtcaaaactttatgtgctaatgcatgcgagaagagcgatatgtagatcgccttccgaaagcaataccgcacgaaaagaaaataggtgagtgatctagtcttcaccaagaatccataagaattctcaaggcattaagactttcatcgaccaaaataaaaagaagtaaaagatggaaccacattaaagctcctttcatctataatttcaatcacttaattttgcggatttggattctcatcctatcgacgccctaagtccattgaaattagagagaaattaggcctctaacttgtgattcaaagaaaatatcaaaagaatggagtagaagatgagttagaaccaagaacaagtcaaaaaccacaaaaatcagcattctgcccagtgtaaatcgatttgcacagagtgtaaatcgatttgcataactctgttttcaaaatctgcgcagttttcagttatgtaaatcgatttgcacaagatgtaaatcgatttgcacaacacagttttcaaaaaaacagcaaataaagagaagaaactttgtttaaacataaaaccaaacaccttgtgatcttggatcaatttgtgcacgaaaatgtatcaattaagcaagcaaatctcatcaatgtagcaccaaaggtgcctcaagcataaacaacaaaggatcacatcttggatcatggaaaggatctagaattttaccaaatcttcacaaactttgagtcttcttcaagaacacacaaccacaagccttgatctctcacaattgatgaagaaaagtagtgtttatgttgaggtttagctctaaattagtgaggttcaagatgtgactcactaatttgtgtggaagagaaagagctttgagtgatgggtttggaagaggtgaggagagaatttgcaataagtttcttggct includes these proteins:
- the LOC131616820 gene encoding DNA repair RAD52-like protein 1, mitochondrial — its product is MASSSLSSSSSLKLNHLRTTLCYHLKQNRCYSKLNHASTSSPPDFEKVADDVPTSGICRPLSEILKELNKKVPDSLIKTRIEKDGFPIRYIPWHVVNRVLNLHAPEWSGEVRNITYSADAKSVSVVYRVTLYGTDAEIFRESTGTASIDDTSYGDPVQKAEAMAFRRACARFGLGLHLYHEESS